The sequence GCTCGTACCCCAGCGCCCCCAGTCGCTCGCCCAGCGGCGTGGGAGGCGGAGGCATCAGCCGTGACCACGCCCACGGCCCCAGCGAGCGCGCCAGCCGCTCCGGCCCCGCGCGGAAGAACAGGCGCGCCTTGCGCTCCATCTCCGGCCCCAGCCCCATCGCATCCACCAGCGCCAGCCGCTCCACCGGCACCCGGCCGCGCAGCGCCAGCTCCAGCGCCACCAGCCCGCCCAGCGAGTGACCCACCACCGCCACCGGCCCGGTTGCCAGCTGGAGCAGCAACTCCTCTACCGGCTCGGTGAAGAAGCGCACCCCGTCCTCCGCCGTGGCCGGCACCGCCTCGGGCGCGGACGACATCCCGAAGCCGGGCAGGTCCACCGCCAGCACCCGGTGCCCCCGGGCCAGCGCCGTCAGGAAGACGAACCACGTGGACGCTGCGCCTCCCCGGCCGTGGAGCAGCACCACCGTGGGGCCCTGACCGCCCTCCAGCACCCGCAGGGCCCCGCCGCCCGGCAGCCAGTGCACCGTCGCAGTCACGGCTGGGGCAAGTTGCCCCAACAGCCCCGCCTCCACGCCCCCCACCGCCGGAGCCTTCGCCGGGGCCTTCATGGCCGGCCCCCTGGACGCACGGGCCGGGCCGGCTTCCACCAGGAGTGGACTGTCCGACGGTGGGACGGGGTGGGGTGGGTCATGGCAAAGGGCCCTCCAGGAGGGGCGGACGGACACGCAACTTACTGGAATGCCCGGGCTTCTGCGGTGTTGAGCCCGATACCCGGTAACCCCTAGGCTGCCGCCGCCAGTCCGACACGAGGCGACATGAACACCGACATCCGCGCGCTCACCGAACGCGTGCAGCAGGAAAGCAGCTTCGTCGAGATCCTCAACCAGGAGACCGGCAAGGTCATCGTCGGCCAGAGGTACATGCTGGAGCGCATCCTCATCGGCCTGCTCTGCAACGGGCACGTGCTGCTGGAAGGCGTCCCCGGCCTCGCCAAGACGCTCACCGTGCGCACCGTGGCGGACGCGCTCAGCGCCACCTTCATGCGCATCCAGTTCACCCCGGACCTGCTGCCCGCCGACGTGGTGGGCACGATGATCTACAACCAGCAGGCCGCGAACTTCACCGTCCGCAAGGGCCCCATCTTCGCCAACATCGTCCTCGCGGACGAAATCAACCGCGCCCCCGCCAAGGTGCAGTCCGCGCTGCTCGAGGCCATGGCCGAGCGCCAGGTGACCATCGGCGACCAGTCCTTCGGGCTGCCCTCGCCGTTCCTCGTGCTCGCCACCCAGAACCCGATTGAGCAGGAAGGCACCTACCCGCTGCCCGAGGCGCAGGTGGACCGCTTCATGCTCAAGGTGAAGGTGGGCTACCCCACGCGCGATGAAGAGAAGGTCATCATGGACCGGATGTCCGGCGGCGCCGCGCCGAAGGCCCAGAAGGTCATCGGCCTGGAGCACCTGGTCCGCGCGCGCGAGCTCGTCCACCACATCTACATGGACGAGAAGGTGAAGGAGTACATCCTCAACGTCGTCTTCGCCACGCGCGAGCCCAACAAGTACGGCCTCAAGGATTTGGCCGACTACATCCAGTTCGGTGCCTCGCCGCGCGCTACCATCTCGCTCGCGCAGGCCGCGCGTGCGCACGCCTTCCTGCGCCACCGCGGCTTCGTCACGCCCGAGGACGTGAAGGCGATTGCCTTCGACGTGCTCCGCCACCGCATCGCCATGACGTACGAGGCGGAGGCCGAGGAACTCACCACGGAGAAGATCATCCAGCGCGTGTTCGACCGCGTCGAAGTCCCCTGATGCAAGAGGCGCAGGCACCCCCGTGCTCCCCAAGGACCTCATCCGCCGAATCCGCAAGCTGGAGATTCGCACCCGCAAGGTGGTCTCCGACATGCTCGCGGGTCAGTACCACTCGGTCTTCAAGGGCCGTGGCATGGCCTTCTCCGAGGTGCGCCAGTACCAGCCCGGTGATGAAATCCGCATCATCGACTGGAACGTCACCGCGCGCATGAACGAGGCCTACGTCAAGGTCTTCACCGAGGAGCGCGAGCTGACGGTGATGCTCCTGGTGGACGTGTCCGCGTCCAAGGAGTTCGGCTCGAAGGAGCGCACCAAGGCGGAGATTGCCGCCGAAGTGGCCGCGCAGATTGCCTTCAGCGCCATCGCCAACAACGACCGCGTGGGGCTCATCCTCTTCTCGGACCGGGTGGAGAAGGTGGTGCCGCCGCGCAAGGGCCGCACGCATGTGCTGCGCCTCGTGAGCGACATCCTCACCTTCAAGCCGCAGGGGAAGGGCACGGACCTGGCCGCGGGGCTCACGTACCTGACGCAGGTGGCGAAGCGGAAGGCGGTGACGTTCCTCATCTCCGACTTCCAGGCGCGCGACTTCGAGAAGCCGCTGCGGCTCGTGGGGCGCAAGCACGACCTGGTGCCGGTGGTGGTGGAGGACCCGCTGGAGGAGGCCTTCCCGCGCCTGGGGTTGGTGGACATGGAGGACCCGGAGACGGGCGAGCGCTTCATCGTCGACACCAGCGACCCACGCGTGCGCGGCCGCTTCGCGCGCTTCATGCAGGCCGCGCGTGACGAGCGCCGCAAGCTGTTCAAGAAGCTGGAGCTGGACCACGTGGAGCTGCGGGCCGGCGATGACCACGGCAAGGCGCTCGCGCAGTTCTTCCGCGCGCGGGCCCGGAGGATGGCGGCGTGATGCGGCTTCTTCCCGTGCTGGCCCTCCTGCTGGTGGGCGTCCCCGCGCTGGCGCAGCAGCAGCCTCCCGGCGCTCCCGCGAACGAGACGGTGCAGCCGCAGGACGTCTCCGCGCGCGTGGACCCGAAGCAGGTGCGCATCGGCGACCCGTTCCTCTACGAAGTCGTCATCACCCACCCGAAGGACCACCGCTACGAACTGGTGCTGCCCAAGGAGACGGGCGACATCGAGGTGCTGGACCAGACGCGCCAGCGCAAGGACGGCACGGACACGGCCACCACCACGTTCGGCGTGCGCATGTCCGCCTTCGCGCTGGGCATGGTGCAACTGCCGGCGCTGAGCTTCGACGTGGCGACGCCGGAGGGCCCGAAGAAGTTCTCCCTCCCGGGCCGCGAGGTGGAGGTGACGTCCACGCTGCCGCCGGACGCGGACGGGAAGGGCGCGGACCTCTTCGACTACCAGCCGCCGCAGGAGGTGCCCATCCGCTCGTGGCGGCTGGTGCTGGCGCTGCTCGTCGTCCTGGGCCTGTCCCTGCTGTCGTTTCTGCTGTACCGCTGGTGGTCCAACCGGCCCAAGCGCGAGGTGGTGGTGCCGGTGCTGCCCCTGGACGTGCGCACGCGCAAGGCGCTGGACACGCTCAAGGCGGAGGACCTGCCCTCGCGCGGCCACGTGAAGGACTTCTACTTCCGGCTGTCTGAAATCATCCGTGGCTACCTCGGCGAGCGCTACGGCTTCGAGGCGCTGGAGTGCACCAGCTCCGAGCTGATGGCGTCGCTGCGCCGCCTGCATGCGCCCGGTCTCCCCGAGGACGCGCTGATGCGCTTCGTGTCCGAGTCGGACATGGTGAAGTACGCGCGCGCGGACTCGACACCGGAGTCGTGCCGCGACGCGCTGGCCTTCGGCTACACGCTCATCGAGAAGACATACATCCCGCCCCCGCCGCCCCAGGCTTCCGCCAATGCCGCCGCTCCCCACGTTCAATAACCCGGAGGCGCTCTGGGGGCTGCTGCTCGTGCCGCTGCTGCTGGTGCAGGCATGGCGGGAGCGGCGCGCCCGCGCCACGCTGCGCTTCTCCGCCGCGCACGTCTTCGCCCGCAACGGCAAGGGCCTGCGCACGTACCTCCTGCCGCTGCTGCCGCTGATTCGCGCGGTGGCGGTGGCCGCGGCCGTGCTCGCCATCGCCCGGCCCCAGGCGCGCGACTCGCGCGTGCGCGACTTGTCGGTGGAGGGCATCGACATCGTGGTGGCGCTGGACTTGTCCACCTCCATGGAGGCCGGCGACTTCCGTCCGCAGAACCGCCTGCACGTGGCGAAGGAAGTGCTCAGCGAGTTCATCGCCAACCGCGTGAATGACCGCATCGGCCTGGTGGTGTTCGCGGGCGCGGCCTACACGCAGGCGCCGCTGACGCTGGACTACGGCGTGCTGAAGGAGGTCATCAAGCAGCTGCGCACGCGCGTGCTGGAGGACGGCACGGCCATTGGTGACGCGTTGGCCACGTCGCTCAACCGCCTGCGCGACTCGGAGGCGAAGAGCCGCGTGGTGGTGCTGATTACGGATGGCGACAACAACGCCGGGAAGATTTCGCCCATGGACGCGGCCAACATGGCCCAGGCGCTGAAGGTGCCCATCTACACGATTCTGGTGGGCAAGGGCGGCAAGGTGCCCTTCCCGCAGGGCACCGACTTGTTCGGCAACACCGTGTGGCGCGAGACGGAAATTCCCATCAACCCGGAGCTGATGCAGGACATCGCGGACCGCACCGGCGGCGAGTACTACCGCGCCACGGACCCCGAGGGCCTGCGCGCGGGCCTGCAGAAGGTGCTCGACTCGCTGGAGCGCTCGAAACTGATGGAGGGCGGCGCCTCCGCCACCTACCGCGAGGAGTTCCATCCGTTCCTGCTGGCCGCCTTCGGCCTCGCCGCGCTGGAGCTGCTCCTGCGCGCATCCTTCCTGAGGGTCTTCCCGTGACGCCGCCCGTGGAACCCTGGCGCTTCACCGTGCTCGGCTACCAGGCGGGGCTCGCCCAGCCGCTCTACCTGTTGCTGGTGCTGGTGGGCGTGCTGCTGGGCTCGCTCGCGTTGGTGGGGGCGCTGCGCCGCCGCTCGCGCGTGCGCGCGTTCCTGAATGAGCGCCACGCGGAGCGCTTCACGCCGGGCGTCTCGGTGTGGAGGCCGGCGGTGCAGGGCGGCATGTACGGTCTGGGGCTGGCGCTGTTCGGCTTCGCGCTGGCGCAGCCGCAGTGTGGCACCAAGAGCGAGCTGACCAAGCGCCGCGGCATCGACGTGGTGGTGGCGCTGGACGCGTCCAAGTCCATGCTCGCGCGCGACATCCAGCCCAGCCGTCTGGAGCGCGCGAAGCTGGAGCTCACCACGCTGCTGGACGAGTTGAAGGGCGACCGCGTGGGCCTGGTGGTGTTCGCGGGCGACGCGTTCATCCAGTCGCCGCTGACGTCGGACTACTCGGCGGTGAAGCTGTTCCTGCGCGCGGTGGACCCGGAAATCATGCCCCAGGGTGGCACCAACGTGGGCGCGGCGCTGAAGCTGGCCAAGCAGGTGCTGGACAACGCGGACCGCGGCTCGAAGGAGCGCGTGGTGGTGCTGCTGTCCGACGGCGAGGACCTCTTCGGCGAGGTGTCCGAGGCCACCGAGGCGCTGAAGGAGGCCAACGTCCAGGTGCTGACGGTGGGCGTGGGCTCGGAGTCCGGCGAGCCGATTCCCGTCTATGACAGGCGCGGCGAGTTCGTGGACTACAAGAAGGACGCGAACGGGGAGACGGTGATTACGCGCCTGGACCGCGCGGGCCTGACGGCCATCGCCGAGGGCTCCGGCGGCGCCTTCTTCTACCAGCCGCGCGGCGTGGCCATGGCGCAGGTGGTGGAGCGCATCGACCAGATGCAGAAGAGTGAGCTGGAGAGCCGGGTGACGGTCCGCTACGACGAGCGCTTCCAGTCCTTCGCCATTCCGGGGCTGGCGCTGCTCGCGCTGGGCATGTTGCTCCTGCCGTCCTCGCGCCGGAGGTCGTCGACGTGAGCGCGCGCATGGAGCCCCGAAGCCGTGCCGCGCGCCTGCTGGCGTGGGCGCTGGTGATGTCGCTGGCGGCGCCTTCGCCGGTGTGGGCCGCGGGCCCGCTGGAGAAGGACCACCCGCTGATTGAGGAGGGCCGCGAGGCCTACGCCGCGGGCCGCTACGAGGACGCGCTGAAGGCCTTCGAGGCGGCGAAGAAGGAGCGGCCCAATGACCCGGTCGTGGACTTCAACCGCGCGGACGCGCTGGCCAAGCTGGGCCGCATCCCCGAGGCGCAGGAGGCCTTCAAGGGCGTGACGGAGTCCAGCCGGCCCGACCTGCGGCAGAAGGCCTGGTACAACCTGGGCAACCTGCACGCGACGACGGGAGACCGGCAGGAGGCGCTGAAGTCCTACCGCCGCGCGCTGACGTTGGACCCGCAGGACGTGCAGGCCCGGCACAACTACGAGGTGGTGCTGCGCAACCTGCCGCCCCCGCAGCAGAACCAGCCCGACGGTGGCGCGGATGGTGGCGCCGACGGCGGCAGCGACGGCGGGCGTCCGGATGCGGGCCAGGATGGCGGCACGAAGGGCGACGGCGGCACGCCGCAGGACGGCGGCATGGATGGCGGGGCCGACGGTGGCGCGGACGGTGGCAGCGAGGATGGTGGCTCGGACGGCGGCGCGGATGGTGGCCAGGGCGACGGCGGCAGCGACGGCGGCGCGGATGGTGGCGCGGACGGCGGGCAGCAGGGGCCGCAGGAGAAGGGCGACGGCGGCGCGGACGGTGGCGCGGATGGTGGCCAGGACGACGGTGAGGGGAACCCGCAGGACGGTGGCAGTGACGGCGGCAGCGCGGGAGAACAGGACGCGGAGGAGTCTCGTGATGGCGGGGCGAGCCCGGCGGACCTCGACAAGCAGGATGCGGAGCGCCTGCTGGATGCGATGAAGCAGAACGAGAAGAATCTCCAGCTCTGGCGTTTCCAGCAGAAGAAGAAGCAGAGGAAGCCCAATGAGAAGGACTGGTAGCGCCCGTGGCGCTCTGCTGGCCGTGCTCGCCCTGCTGGCCACCGCGCCGGCGTGGGCGAACGACGACCTGGATTTCTACCAGACGGTGGACCGTGAAGAGGTGGGCAGCCAGGACACCTTCCGCCTCACCGTGGTGGTGGTGGACGCGCCGCCCAACGCGCAGGTGCAGCTGCCCGAGTCGGAGGACTTCGAGGTCCTCTCCAGCTCGCGCAGCAGCCAGCGCTCCATCTCCCTGTCCGGCGGTGGCCCCGCCGTCATCCAGGACGTCACGCGGTACGTGCTGGTGATGCGGGCCAATCGCGCCGGGCGGCTGAAGATTCCGCCCTCGCAAATCACGGTGCGTGGGAAGACGTACCGCACGCAGCCGGTGGACTTGAACGTGCGGACGGGCCGGCTGGGGCCGTCGCCGCAGAGCCAGTCCGGTTCCTCGCTGCCGGACCCCTTCGCCAACCTGCCCCGGCAGCAGATGCCGGACCCGTTCGGCGACGAGCCGGAGGACGAGCCCACCATTCCGCGCGGCGACTCGGACCTGTTCCTGCGCGCGAGCCTGGACCGGGACGACGTGTACGTCGGCGAGCAGGTGACGCTGTCGCTCTACATCTACTCGCGCGTGGACCTGTCCAGCGTGGACTCCGTCACCATGCCCAAGCTGGAGGGCTTCTGGACGGAGGAGGTGGAGAGCCCCACGCAGCTGTCCGGCGAGCAGAAGATTGTCGATGGCATTCCCTACCGCGCGTATCTCTTGCGCCGCCGCGCGCTCTTCCCGGTGAAGCCCGGGACGCTGTCGATTACGCCCGCGGAGGCGGACATCACCACCGGCTTCCTCTTCGCCGGGCACCGCGTGCACCGCGTGTCCAACGCGCTCAAGGTGAAGGTGAGGCAGTTGCCTCCGGGCGCTCCGCCGGGCATGGCCAACGCGCAGGTGGGCTCGTGGCGGCTGTCCATGGACGTGTCGCAGACGCGCGTGGAGTTGGGCCAGCCCGTCACGGTGAAGGTCATCCTGGAGGGCGTGGGCAACGTGAAGAACGTCACCCCGCCGAAGCTGACCGGCCCGGCCGCGCTCAAGATTTATGACCCCACCACGACGGACAAGGTGGCGCCGCAGCGCAACCGCGTGCAGGGCCGCCGCGTGGTGGAGTACCTGGTGATGCCGCAGCGCACGGGCACCTTCACGCTGCCCGCGCTGGAGTTCCCCTACTTCGACCCGAAGCAGGAGTCCTACGAGGTGGCCCGCACCGAGCCGGTGACGATTACGGTGGAGGCGGGCGCGGGGGGCGTGGCGACGCTGCCCTCGTCTCCGTCGCACGTGGCGGACGCGGCCAGCGAGCAGAAGAACGTGCTGACGGCGGGCGGCCTGCGGCCGGTGCGCTACCAGGCGAAGTTCGTGGCCCCGTCCGAGCCGCCGTGGAAGCGCGGCTTCTTCCTGCCGGCGGTGCTGGCGCCGCTGGGGCTGCTGCTGGGCGTGGGGCTCCTCGGCGGGGTGCGCGGGAAGCTCGCCACCCGCACGGAGGCGGACCGCGGCCGGCAGCAGGCGAAGGCCGCGCGCAAGCGGCTGGCGGAGGCGGAGAAGCTGCAGGGCGGCGCCAACGTCGGGGCCTTCTACGCGGAGGTGGAGAAGGCGGTGCACGGCTTCCTGGAGGCGCGGCTGGGCGTGCCGGTGGGCGGCCTCACGCGCGACGTGCTCGCGGAGAAGCTGGCGGCGGCGGGGGCGAACGAGGAGCGGCGCTCGCGGGTGCTCTTCGTGCTGGAGGCGTGTGATTTGGGCCGCTACGGCGGCGGTGGCAACCCGGCCGAGCGGCAGAAGGTGATGGACGCCGCGGCGGCGGCCATGGAGGGCTGGGCGTGAGCGGCTACTACACGCCGGAAGAGGCGCAGGACGTCTTCCTCAAGGCCAACGAGGCGTACGCGCGCGAGGACTACGCGGCGGCGCAGCAGGGCTACGAGAAGCTCCTGTCCCACGGCCACGGCGGGCCGGACGTGCTCTACAACCTGGGCACCGCGCACCTGGCGCGTGGGGATTTGGGCCGGGCGGTGCTGGCGCTGGAGCAGGCGAAGAAAGAGGGCGGCCGCGCGCCGGACCTGGAGGCCAACCTGGCCGTGGCCCGCGCGCGACAGGTGGACAAGGTGGTGGGCGCCACGGCGGACGAGGAGTTCCTCCCGCGCGTGACGGCGGCCACGAACGGCGTGGCGGTGGCGTGGACCTTCCTGGCCGCCTGGGTGGCCGCCTTCGCCCTGGTGCTGCTGTGGCGCGCGCTGCGCCCGGGCCGGCGCACGGTGGTGGGCATCCTCGCGGCGCTGAGCTTCGTGGTGGCCATTCCCTCCGGCGTGCTGCTGGCCGCGCACGTGTGGGTGGACGAGACGGTGCACGAGGCCGTGGTGCTGGCCCCCACGCTGGTGGCGCGCGAGCTGCCCCAGCCCGGTGCCCGCTCCATCTTCGAGGTGCACGCCGGCCTCAAGGTGCGGCTCCTGGAGGAGACGGGCCGCTTCGTCCGCATCCGCCTTCCCAACGGCCTGGAGGGCTGGGCCGAGCGCGAGGGCGTGGCGGAAATCTGAAGTCCGGGCGGACCCCCTGCCTTCCATGCGAGCGTGACGAGGCGTGGAAGGGGGCGCTGTCCCGCAGCTAGACTCGCGAGGACGGAAGGCTTCCTGGAGGGCGTGGCTCCGTGTTCGAAGTCCAGGCGCTCGTTGGCAAGAACCGGCTGGTGATGCGCCTCTGGGGAAATGTCGACGACGCGGAGGCCCGCCAGATTGGCGACGCCGCCGTGGCTGGCATGGAGCGGCTGCGGCCAGGGTTCGACATGGTGTCGGACCTGCGCGGCCTGACGACGGTGGTGTCTCCGGAGGGGATGATTCAGCTCCGGCGCATCGTCGAGGCGGCGCGGGTGAAGGGCTTCCGCCGGGGTGTGCGGGTGGTGGGGCGCTCGGCGGAGGCCGCGCTCCAATTCGAGCGCGTCAGCCGCGCCATCGGCCACGAGGTGTATCTGGCCTTCTCGCTGGAAGAGGCCGAGCGGCTGCTGGACGGCGGCTGGATGCCCTGAGGCGTTCAGCCCCGCCGGCCGGTGAGGCGCGAGAAGAGGCCGCGCTTCTCCTGCGTGCGCTCGCTCGCGGCGGCGGCCACGAGGCCCGTCACCTTGAGCAGGTTCTGCTCGAAGACGGGGTTGCCCGGCTCCAGGGCCACGGCGCGCTCCAGGAGAGCCGCGGCGCTCGCGTGGTCCTTGCGCTGGTGGACCAGGATGAGGGCCAGCTTGCTGTAGAGCGCGGCGGCCTCGGGCACGCGGTCGATGGCGTGGGTGAGCACCTCGATGGCGCGCTCCACCTGGCCCTCGCGCTCCAGCCGCACCGCGCGCTGGAGGAAGTCCTCCGCCGTGGCCGGGGCGTTGCGCTCGGCGCGGGACGGAGCGGGACGGACGGGTGAGGAAATCGGACGCTCTGGCGCCGCGGCGCGCGGAGGCGGGGCAGGCGGCGGAGGACGGACGGACGCGGGAGGCGGGCCCGGCATCCGGGCCCTGGGAGGCGGAGCGGGCTCCTCGTCGCCGAGCGCCATGGGCTCCGGCACGAGGAAGTCGTTGCCGTCCAGCACCGGCACCTCGTCCGTGAGCGTGCGCAGGGCCGGAGCGCCGGGCGCCCGGTGCAGCTCCACCACGCCGCGCTCCAGCAGGGCCTTGAGGACGACCTTCACCTCGATTTCCGGCAGCCGCGCCGCGCGCGCCAGCTCCGGCACCGGCTGCACGCCGTCGATGAAGGACGCGATGTGCGCCTCGAAGGGGTGGAGCGGCTGCAGGGCGATGTCCAGCCCGGCGCGCAGGTGCGGCACGGTGTGCGCGTCCATGGGCACGGTGAAGCGCGCCGTGGCCAGGTCATGCGGCGTGGGCTTCAGGGGAAGCGGCAGCGGCACCTCCAGCGTCCGCGTGCGCTGGGGCGGCGACAGCATGGCCCGGACGATGGTGGGCTCGGTGATGACGTACTCGCCGCTGGCCTGCTCCGGGTCCAGCAGCAGCCCACAGTTCGCGCACTGGAAGTCGGCCCTGCCCACTGGGGCGTCGCACGCGGGACATTCAAGATTTGCGGCCATTTCCGGCTCATCATAACGCCGGGCGTCGAAGGGTGCCGGGGCGCGTGGGCGCCGAATACCGGCTTCACCCGTCTGTCAGCCCGTCTAATCAACAAGCGAGCGGGGCCGGACGATGATGGGGCGTGGGAAGTGGGCGCCGCGCGTGGGTAGGGCTTACGTATGGTCGGTGCGGGGCACACCCGACAATTGATGTCACCGCGCTGTTGCGCGGGGGCTCGCGGGGCTATACCGCGCGCCGCGGGTGGTACCGGCATCGGGGGTGATGCACGGGCCTTCCGCGCCGTCCCGCAGTGGTCTCGCGTCGCTTCCGGAGAACCATGGCTGGCAATTCGCAGGCACCCTTCCACATCCTCCTCGTCGAGGATGAACCGGTCATCCGGGAGCTGGTGCGCTCGATGTTGAGCGACGGCACGGTGGACGTGGTGTGCGCGGCCAACGGGCTGGAGGGACTGAAGCTGGCGCGCAGCCAGACGTTCCACCTCATCCTGATGGACGTGGTGCTGCCGCAGCTCGACGGCATCTCCGTGTGCCGCATCCTCAAGAGCGACCCGGCGACGTCGGCGGTGCCGCTCTACATGCTCACCGCGAAGGCGAAGAAGTCCGACATGGAGAGCGCCACGCTGGCCGGCGCGGATGGCTACATCCACAAGCCGTTCCGGGGCGCGGAACTGATGGCGCTGGTGGAGCGGCTGCGCGCGGGCCCGCTGAAGACCGAGCCCGCCTGAGGCCTTCGTTCCGCTTCAGGGCAGGCGCGGGTGGAGGAAGCGCGCCAGCGCGAGGAAGTCGTCCCAGTCCAGCTCGCCGAACTCCAGCGCCACGCCGTCCACCTCGCGGCGGCGGATGGCGCAGGTGGTGACGATTTCGCGGTCGCCGGGCAGGGGAATGGCGAGCGTGAGCTCCTGGAGCGAGTCCGCGGCATGGGCCTGGAGGAACAGGCCGGCCATGGACACGTCGCGCGCCTGCACCGCAACCGTTCGGCCCGCGAGAAGGACCTTCACGGGGAGCTGGGCCTCGACGCGTGGATGGAAACGCTCGACCGCCTTGGGATTGCCAGTGGGAGTCATCACCGGTGCTGCTCCTCTCCGTGCGACAGGGTGCGACAACTCTGAGGCACGGCGCCGGAAGGGCAAGTTTCCGTCCGCCGCCATCCGTCCCGCCGGACGGACCCGCCTCCCGATTCGCGGAGGCCCGCTGCCGTCCGCCGCGCGTCCATGTGCGCGGGATTGCTGGGGTTGTGCCCTGGCATGCCGGCTGAAGAAGGCCCCCGCGCAACCCACCGCAGGAGACGGCCCATGGACCACGACAACCGGATTCCCTCGCTGACGATTACCCAGACGGTGCCCCGGCAGACGCCGAAGAACGAATTCGGCTCGGTGCTGGCGCGCGCGGCCCAGGAGGTGGTGCGCTCGGGCGCGGGCCTCGTGGGAGGAATGGTTCCCGCGGGCCCCATCCTCAGCGCGGCTGTCTCCAGCACGAAGACGGCGGTGTCGATGGTGGCCACCTCCACCGGCGCGTCCGGCACCACGGTGCCCGTGGCGGCAGTGGGAGGCAGCGCTGGGAGCACGGCGGGCGGCACGGGCGCGGCGATGGGCACGGGCGCGGCGACGGGCAACGGCGACGCGTGGGATTTGCTCGAGGCGCAGCGGGCGCTCAGCGCGGACGGCCAGAAGTTCAACATGGCCTACCTGGCGCTCCAGAACGAGATGCAGAAGGAGAGCCGCGAGCACAACGCCATCTCCAACATCATGAAGGTCCGCCACGACTCCGCGAAAGCGGCCATCAACAACATCCGCTGAGGAGCCAGGCGAGCCATGGCCATGGACAAGCTGGGCCCGGTGGGCGGAGCGGGCGTGTCGCCCGCGGTGGAGCGCGCGCGGGAGAAGTTCGGCAAGGTGCTGGAGGAGGCGAAGGGGCCCGCGCGAGGCGCCGGGTTGCCGGTGGCCACGGAAGGGCCGCCGCCGGGGGCGCGGGCGGAGGCGCCGAGAGCGCCCTCGCGTGTGGATTCGGTGGGCCGCGCGGCGCCGGGCTGCGCGGAGGTGAAGCCGGGCACGTCGAGGGTGGACTCGGTGCAGGCGGCGCGCGAGCAGCAGGCGGCGCAGGTGCTGGACAGGGTGGGGCAGGCGCAGAAGCGGTTGGACAACATCCTGAAGCTCGCCGAGTCCGGCCGCACCTTCAGCGCCGCGGAGCTGCTCGCGCTGCAGGCCCATGTCTACCGGGCGAGCCAGGAGCTCGACCTCGCCGGCAAGGTCGTCGAGAAGGCGACCGGCGGCGTCAAGCAGGTCCTCCAGACCCAGGTTTGAGGAGTACCCATCATGCGATTCCCTCCCCGACGCTGCTTCATCTTCCTTCTATTGCTGGGCTTCACTGCGTGCCGCGAGCGCATCCAGCACGGCCTCGACGAGCGGCAGGCCAACGAACTGCAAGCAGTGCTCATCGAGCGCGGACTCGACGCGCGCAAGGTGCCGGAGGCGGGCAAGAAGCCCACCTGGTCCATCGAGGTGATGGACGAGCACGCCTCGGACGCGGTGCGAATCCTGGCGGAGCTGGGACTGCCGAGGCCCGCGGAGGAGGTGGGGTGCGACGTCTTCGGCGGAAGCGGGCTGGTGCGCACGCCCATGGAGGAGAGTGTCTGTCGGGGGCGCGTGCTGGAGCGGGGGCTGGAGAAGACGCTGCAGACGGTGGAGGGGGTGCTGCTGGCGCGCGTCCACCTGGTGGTGCCCGCACCGGCGAGGCCCGGTCAGACGCCCGCGCCCTCGAAGGCCTCGGCCATGCTGCGCGTGGCGCCGGGAAACGCGGCGCGGGTGCGGCAGTCGTCGGAGACGCTGAAGTCGCTCATCGCGGGCGGCGTGGAGGGGCTGTCGCCGGACG comes from Pyxidicoccus parkwaysis and encodes:
- a CDS encoding AAA family ATPase; the protein is MNTDIRALTERVQQESSFVEILNQETGKVIVGQRYMLERILIGLLCNGHVLLEGVPGLAKTLTVRTVADALSATFMRIQFTPDLLPADVVGTMIYNQQAANFTVRKGPIFANIVLADEINRAPAKVQSALLEAMAERQVTIGDQSFGLPSPFLVLATQNPIEQEGTYPLPEAQVDRFMLKVKVGYPTRDEEKVIMDRMSGGAAPKAQKVIGLEHLVRARELVHHIYMDEKVKEYILNVVFATREPNKYGLKDLADYIQFGASPRATISLAQAARAHAFLRHRGFVTPEDVKAIAFDVLRHRIAMTYEAEAEELTTEKIIQRVFDRVEVP
- a CDS encoding vWA domain-containing protein, producing MPPLPTFNNPEALWGLLLVPLLLVQAWRERRARATLRFSAAHVFARNGKGLRTYLLPLLPLIRAVAVAAAVLAIARPQARDSRVRDLSVEGIDIVVALDLSTSMEAGDFRPQNRLHVAKEVLSEFIANRVNDRIGLVVFAGAAYTQAPLTLDYGVLKEVIKQLRTRVLEDGTAIGDALATSLNRLRDSEAKSRVVVLITDGDNNAGKISPMDAANMAQALKVPIYTILVGKGGKVPFPQGTDLFGNTVWRETEIPINPELMQDIADRTGGEYYRATDPEGLRAGLQKVLDSLERSKLMEGGASATYREEFHPFLLAAFGLAALELLLRASFLRVFP
- a CDS encoding tetratricopeptide repeat protein, which encodes MEPRSRAARLLAWALVMSLAAPSPVWAAGPLEKDHPLIEEGREAYAAGRYEDALKAFEAAKKERPNDPVVDFNRADALAKLGRIPEAQEAFKGVTESSRPDLRQKAWYNLGNLHATTGDRQEALKSYRRALTLDPQDVQARHNYEVVLRNLPPPQQNQPDGGADGGADGGSDGGRPDAGQDGGTKGDGGTPQDGGMDGGADGGADGGSEDGGSDGGADGGQGDGGSDGGADGGADGGQQGPQEKGDGGADGGADGGQDDGEGNPQDGGSDGGSAGEQDAEESRDGGASPADLDKQDAERLLDAMKQNEKNLQLWRFQQKKKQRKPNEKDW
- a CDS encoding DUF58 domain-containing protein; this encodes MLPKDLIRRIRKLEIRTRKVVSDMLAGQYHSVFKGRGMAFSEVRQYQPGDEIRIIDWNVTARMNEAYVKVFTEERELTVMLLVDVSASKEFGSKERTKAEIAAEVAAQIAFSAIANNDRVGLILFSDRVEKVVPPRKGRTHVLRLVSDILTFKPQGKGTDLAAGLTYLTQVAKRKAVTFLISDFQARDFEKPLRLVGRKHDLVPVVVEDPLEEAFPRLGLVDMEDPETGERFIVDTSDPRVRGRFARFMQAARDERRKLFKKLELDHVELRAGDDHGKALAQFFRARARRMAA
- a CDS encoding VWA domain-containing protein, with the protein product MTPPVEPWRFTVLGYQAGLAQPLYLLLVLVGVLLGSLALVGALRRRSRVRAFLNERHAERFTPGVSVWRPAVQGGMYGLGLALFGFALAQPQCGTKSELTKRRGIDVVVALDASKSMLARDIQPSRLERAKLELTTLLDELKGDRVGLVVFAGDAFIQSPLTSDYSAVKLFLRAVDPEIMPQGGTNVGAALKLAKQVLDNADRGSKERVVVLLSDGEDLFGEVSEATEALKEANVQVLTVGVGSESGEPIPVYDRRGEFVDYKKDANGETVITRLDRAGLTAIAEGSGGAFFYQPRGVAMAQVVERIDQMQKSELESRVTVRYDERFQSFAIPGLALLALGMLLLPSSRRRSST
- a CDS encoding alpha/beta fold hydrolase — encoded protein: MKAPAKAPAVGGVEAGLLGQLAPAVTATVHWLPGGGALRVLEGGQGPTVVLLHGRGGAASTWFVFLTALARGHRVLAVDLPGFGMSSAPEAVPATAEDGVRFFTEPVEELLLQLATGPVAVVGHSLGGLVALELALRGRVPVERLALVDAMGLGPEMERKARLFFRAGPERLARSLGPWAWSRLMPPPPTPLGERLGALGYELLAVPEGRDAGARAFNTLVPVVGPLFHRRERLGEVQVPVLLVWGEQEDVLPVSLAEEAARRFPRARLLRVDAGHSPHQEHPERVLPELKAFLDEGLPARER